One genomic segment of Nonomuraea coxensis DSM 45129 includes these proteins:
- a CDS encoding CDP-alcohol phosphatidyltransferase family protein, with translation MPDSMTAHDNPTHVDPATAAVVLATTPASRLSCSDGTLLDRLGTQLDLLPVRDVQVLTPGGGLAADLRGVAKIARTAVSAVALVPADLVAHTEALALLLDHPAHDTGALVALDPAAGPLRPPVRVEGGAVVAAGSSFHTVPEANATFRGLLQAATPDLGTLAEVAEELAELADTGKLGPVTPVEAVDLLLVGLVRSGVKVRAAPLGPLHADRVAGQHAADVAVERLADVDENRVRLDTSVKDDDGFFATFLVSTWTRHLIRPAARLKLTPNTVTGISVGLAALAAVWFSAGTQGALLAGAVLFYLSFALDCLDGQLARYTRTFSPLGAWVDGMADRLKEYVVYAGLALGVPGPGIWRLAVAAMILQVVRHAMDHSFAGAAAGAAGAGASWARPARSLRESADAASPRGLLALARRVERMPVVRWLKRMIVLPIGERTALICVTAAGWGARTTFVTLLAWGGVAMTYQLLGRMARSAR, from the coding sequence TTGCCCGACTCGATGACCGCGCACGACAACCCGACGCACGTCGACCCGGCGACGGCGGCCGTCGTCCTGGCCACCACGCCGGCGAGCAGGCTCTCCTGCTCAGACGGCACGCTGCTCGACCGCCTCGGCACGCAGCTCGACCTCCTGCCCGTCCGCGACGTGCAGGTGCTGACGCCGGGCGGCGGCCTCGCGGCCGACCTCCGGGGCGTCGCGAAGATCGCCAGGACGGCCGTGAGCGCCGTCGCCCTGGTGCCCGCCGACCTCGTGGCCCACACCGAGGCCCTGGCGCTGCTGCTGGACCACCCGGCCCACGACACCGGCGCGCTGGTCGCGCTGGACCCGGCCGCGGGCCCGCTCCGGCCGCCCGTCCGGGTCGAGGGCGGCGCGGTCGTGGCCGCCGGCAGCTCGTTCCACACCGTGCCCGAGGCCAACGCCACCTTCCGCGGCCTGCTCCAGGCCGCCACGCCCGACCTCGGCACGCTCGCCGAGGTCGCCGAGGAGCTGGCCGAGCTGGCCGACACCGGCAAGCTCGGCCCGGTCACCCCGGTCGAGGCCGTGGACCTGCTGCTGGTCGGGCTGGTCCGCAGCGGCGTGAAGGTCCGCGCCGCCCCGCTCGGGCCGCTGCACGCCGACCGGGTCGCCGGCCAGCACGCCGCCGACGTGGCCGTCGAGCGGCTGGCCGACGTGGACGAGAACCGCGTCAGGCTGGACACCTCGGTCAAGGACGACGACGGCTTCTTCGCCACCTTCCTCGTCTCCACCTGGACCCGCCACCTGATCAGGCCGGCCGCCCGGCTCAAGCTCACCCCCAACACGGTGACCGGCATCTCGGTCGGGCTGGCGGCGCTCGCGGCGGTGTGGTTCTCGGCCGGCACGCAGGGCGCGCTCCTGGCGGGGGCGGTGCTGTTCTACCTGTCGTTCGCGCTCGACTGCCTCGACGGCCAGCTCGCCCGCTACACCCGTACGTTCTCGCCGCTCGGCGCGTGGGTGGACGGCATGGCCGACCGGCTGAAGGAATACGTCGTCTACGCCGGCCTGGCCCTCGGTGTCCCCGGCCCCGGCATCTGGCGGCTGGCCGTGGCCGCGATGATCCTCCAGGTCGTCCGGCACGCCATGGACCACTCCTTCGCCGGCGCGGCGGCGGGCGCCGCCGGGGCCGGCGCGTCCTGGGCCCGGCCGGCGCGCTCCCTGCGCGAGTCGGCCGACGCCGCCTCGCCCAGGGGCCTGCTCGCGCTCGCCCGGCGGGTCGAGCGGATGCCGGTCGTGCGCTGGCTCAAGCGGATGATCGTGCTGCCGATCGGCGAGCGGACCGCGCTCATCTGCGTCACCGCCGCGGGATGGGGGGCGCGGACGACGTTCGTGACGCTGCTGGCCTGGGGCGGGGTGGCGATGACGTACCAGTTGCTCGGACGGATGGCGAGGTCGGCGCGATGA
- a CDS encoding IspD/TarI family cytidylyltransferase, with translation MNARSVGVLLAGGVGQRVGLALPKQLVEVAGRTILEHSLAVFEGAPEIDEIVVLMTPGYTDRVERIVERGGYRKVTKIVEGGASRTESTWRALRALGTEECDVLLHDAVRPLLEPRIISECVRALRTHKAVNVAIPSSDTVFVAAPAGDGEVVGEVLDRARLRRSQTPQCFKLSVIREAYERALADPGFAGRPATDDCGVVLRYLPEVPIHLVAGSERNIKVTHPADLRIAELLFKLAAEA, from the coding sequence ATGAATGCGCGGTCGGTCGGCGTGCTCCTGGCGGGCGGGGTGGGGCAGCGGGTGGGCCTCGCCCTGCCCAAGCAGCTCGTCGAGGTGGCGGGGAGGACGATTCTCGAGCACTCGCTGGCGGTCTTCGAGGGCGCGCCGGAGATCGACGAGATCGTGGTGCTGATGACGCCCGGCTACACCGACCGGGTGGAGCGGATCGTGGAGCGGGGCGGCTACCGCAAGGTCACCAAGATCGTGGAGGGCGGCGCGAGCCGCACGGAGAGCACGTGGCGGGCGTTGCGGGCGCTCGGCACCGAGGAGTGTGACGTGCTGTTGCACGACGCCGTGAGGCCGCTCCTGGAGCCCCGGATCATCTCCGAGTGCGTCCGGGCCCTGCGCACCCACAAGGCCGTCAACGTGGCGATCCCGAGCTCCGACACGGTCTTCGTGGCCGCGCCCGCGGGGGACGGCGAGGTCGTCGGCGAGGTGCTGGACCGCGCGCGGCTGCGGCGCAGCCAGACGCCGCAGTGCTTCAAGCTGTCGGTGATCAGGGAGGCGTACGAGCGGGCGCTCGCCGACCCCGGGTTCGCCGGCCGCCCGGCGACCGACGACTGCGGCGTCGTGCTGCGCTACCTGCCGGAGGTGCCGATCCACCTGGTGGCGGGCAGCGAGCGCAACATCAAGGTCACCCATCCGGCCGACCTGCGGATCGCCGAGCTGCTGTTCAAACTGGCCGCAGAGGCGTAG
- a CDS encoding DUF5941 domain-containing protein: MAPVPRSAVVAQRDDGPLSRAMGLLVAGQLPPLPPVLAGTFVTGVLLLLGVAGTDGLAVFAPAVTLLLAGPGSTHPHDGRFDWLVPPILRLIEYTFVAAVGFAHGLHPLLIMVLLGALAFHHYDLVYRLRQRVHAPSWLATLGLGWDGRMMVVSLVALMGPLTAGYALLALYLWGLFGWESLTRWLAPPPVRLETADAGTRD, encoded by the coding sequence ATGGCCCCGGTGCCGAGGAGCGCCGTCGTCGCCCAGCGCGACGACGGGCCGCTCTCGCGCGCGATGGGCCTGCTCGTGGCCGGGCAGCTCCCGCCGCTGCCGCCGGTGCTGGCCGGCACGTTCGTCACCGGCGTGCTGCTGCTGCTCGGGGTGGCCGGCACCGACGGGCTGGCGGTCTTCGCGCCGGCCGTCACGCTGCTGCTGGCCGGGCCCGGCAGCACGCACCCGCACGACGGCCGCTTCGACTGGCTGGTGCCGCCGATCCTGCGGCTGATCGAGTACACCTTCGTGGCCGCCGTCGGGTTCGCCCACGGGCTGCACCCGCTGCTGATCATGGTGCTGCTCGGCGCGCTCGCCTTCCATCATTACGATCTGGTCTACCGCCTGCGGCAGCGGGTCCACGCGCCCTCGTGGCTGGCCACGCTCGGGCTCGGCTGGGACGGCCGGATGATGGTCGTCTCCCTGGTCGCGCTCATGGGGCCGCTGACCGCCGGCTACGCGCTGCTGGCGCTCTACCTGTGGGGGCTGTTCGGCTGGGAGAGCCTCACCCGCTGGCTCGCCCCGCCCCCCGTCCGGCTGGAGACGGCCGATGCGGGAACGCGAGACTGA